The Pagrus major chromosome 17, Pma_NU_1.0 genome includes a region encoding these proteins:
- the crppa gene encoding D-ribitol-5-phosphate cytidylyltransferase — MEVTRPNTQGGDREPDRPAHPGIFPTCEAGKSERQPAERSVDFPVSVVLPAGGTGERTGLRTPKQFCSFLGRPLISYTIQAFERVSWIQCVVVVVAKENVDLMTDIIQRFQHRKVRVVPGGSTRHRSICNGVLALGEGEGEEESPAADRPKVVIIHDAVRPFVEEDFLYKIATAAKEQGAAGAIRPLVSTVIATTSEGYLDHSLERAKYRASEMPQGFTYDVIYQAYQRCTESDFEFGTECLHLALQYCGTNAKLVQGPPTLWKVTYKRDLAAAESIIKETLSQSACVITGGSAHAVTLADGLQKAVGALHMELDVIPDLMGENTGYLLKEWNFIQISVNRSSLSEVEDLLKDLEAANRALLHPQVVVWVHLSASDEPSISGTVAEPAAIMDLASAAKLRNILLYGIQVHQSKDAERWERSVLKVAEITSALIRERSPALVGQLLQA; from the exons ATGGAGGTTACCCGCCCGAACACGCAGGGCGGTGACCGTGAGCCGGACAGGCCCGCTCATCCCGGGATTTTCCCAACCTGCGAGGCCGGGAAGAGCGAGCGGCAGCCGGCGGAACGCAGCGTGGACTTCCCGGTGTCTGTGGTTCTTCCCGCCGGAGGCACCGGAGAGAGAACCGGGCTGCGGACACCCAAACAGTTCTGCTCGTTTCTGGGTCGGCCGCTCATAAGCTACACTATCCAGGCTTTCGAGAG GGTGTCATGGATCCAGTgcgttgttgtggttgttgccAAAGAAAACGTGGACCTGATGACGGACATCATCCAGCGCTTCCAGCACAGAAAGGTCCGAGTGGTGCCAGGCGGTTCGACCCGTCACAGGTCGATATGTAACGGAGTGCTGGCTCTGGGCGAAGGCGAAGGGGAAGAGGAGAGTCCCGCAGCAGACAGACCAAAGGTGGTCATCATCCACGATGCCGTGCGGCCTTTTGTGGAGGAGGACTTTCTGTACAAGATAGCCACGGCTGCCAAGGAACAAGGG GCAGCAGGAGCCATCAGGCCTCTTGTTTCCACGGTGATAGCCACCACATCAGAGGGCTACCTGGATCACTCTCTAGAACGAGCCAAGTACAGAGCCAGCGAGATGCCTCAGGGATTCACATATGATGTCATCTATCAAGCCTATCAGAGG TGCACAGAGTCAGACTTTGAGTTTGGCACCGAGTGTCTTCATCTGGCTCTGCAGTACTGCGGCACCAACGCCAAGCTCGTCCAGGGTCCGCCAACACTGTGGAAG GTAACCTACAAAAGAGATCTGGCTGCTGCAGAGTCCATTATCAAAG AGACTCTGTCGCAGTCGGCCTGTGTTATCACAGGTGGATCTGCACATGCTGTGACGCTGGCTGATGGCCTCCAGAAGGCTGTCGGAGCTCTCCACATG GAGCTGGATGTCATCCCAGATCTGATGGGAGAAAACACCGGATATCTACTGAAGGAGTGGAACTTCATTCAGATTTCT GTCAATCGTTCTAGCCTGTCTGAAGTGGAGGACTTGCTGAAGGATTTGGAAGCAGCGAATCGAGCTCTACTCCATCCGCAGGTTGTCGTTTGG GTGCATTTGAGCGCTTCAGATGAGCCGTCCATCAGCGGGACGGTGGCAGAGCCAGCAGCCATTATGGACCTGGCCTCAGCAGCCAAGCTCCGAAATATTCTCCTCTACGGCATCCAGGTTCATCAGTCAAAG